GCCTCCAGGTTTAGTATTTATTTCTTGTAAAATCATCCATgtcattaaaattcttaaatttctgtGGCAGACTAGCTTTGTGATTATCTCAAACATCTACCATCACATTGTAGAGGAATAATAAATCATCATTCCCCAAGTTGTTTTTCTGAAGAACACTGATATTTGTTATTTGGTGTATGTTAAAAAACCTActcatttaaaaacatactaaCCAACATTTACTTCACAATAAGTCTCCAAGAGGGACTAGAATATATAGTATTTTGCAAACTTATTTTCCTCTcaatatttttccaaaacaatTTAGAATTGTTGCAACATACttattaaaatgagaaacaagacaaaaatgccACTGCCACCTTTATTATTTAGCACTGTTATAGAATGTTTAACCATGCAGACATTatgttataaattttgaaaagaacatgTAATTATAACTTATCACTGATGATTGCTTACCACGAGAAGCTCAAAAGGATCAACTGAGTACCTATGAAATTAATAAGTTTTGATTAACTGCTAATTTAAATaatctatgaaaataaattttcctataTAGCAAAAATAACCTGATAGAAACTCCCATTTGTCTTTGTTATCTAGGAATAATTTATCACAAATTATGCAGGacttaataaataaaactctCAAATAATATAAAAGGTTCTTAATAATGAggcaatatataatatttctggAAAGCAATGCAATTCTGTAGTGCTCactattataataaatttaaaacaatcccAAATACCCAATTTATCTTTTGTGGAAAGCCTATTAAATGTAATGTTCAACTGATAAAACAAATATGTCAGAATATtagaaaattgtaaaaaataaagatgatcaaCAGAGGACTTGCCTAACAGGTATGAAGTCATATTTCTAACTCAAAAGTATAGGCTGGTTTACTAGGGCTACAATATTCAGTGGAACTAAAGAGAATCCAAACATAACAagtatgaatatgtatatttcaaatgtgggaaaggagaaaatattggCTAACAACTGATTAACCCTTTGAGAAAAATAAGTTAGAACACCTAAATCCATACATCAAAGTAATTCCAGATAGggcaaaaaatttaaattaaaccatgaAAGGGAAATATAGGATAAGATTTATATAATCTTGGGGTGGGAATACCCTTCTAAACATGATCCTAGGGCCAGAAGGCAAAAAGAAGaagatttatccatttttaatttttttattttttttagtcatttttaatgcattttcccTGTGCACAAGAGAATTAACCAATAAAGTCAAAAGATACACTTTCCTTTATACATAGCAGTTAAAAGTAATGCAAACATCACATGACACTTTCAGTAAAAGTTACATTTCCAATTACAAATCAAAATGCATATTAGGGTCTCTTTATGGGAGAAGCTGAGAAGGAAGTCTTAGGTAAAGCACTTTCCTGGCATTACTACACTGATCCTTCAGGCTGCACAAAGATTAAGGTCATATACAGTCAATCTGCAAATGTTGACACAATGTTACACTGTAAGATTTCTGTACAATTAAATGTATACTTAGAGATACCAGGATAAACATTTCTACTATATTTTAACTGAACTTGCCTAGCCAACATTTTTCACtgaaaaatttatcaaatatgCTGTAAGATTCTACAAAATCATGAGACATATCTAGCTCCagaaatatttcttgtattctttcTTATTTGAGTTACACATACTCTGCTCAGATTCTACAGTAATACTTCTAGATGTACAGTTCCAATTGTGCTTACTGTACTGTGTACAAATATAGCAAAAACGATCAATGAATGATATAAATCTTACAGCATTTTGCTAGCAAAAATACATGCCAAAGTCACAATAAGCAATATTGTACCACAAATTAGAGCTTCAAATaatttgcttctgtttttaatatcttcattctACATTAAATTACTATCATAGGCTaatgtttaaaatgcaaataaattggACATCTGTAGGACAAAACTTGTTCACCCAACTGTGAAGGCTGATACCTGTTTCCAAAAATCACAATAAATGCAGAATAAAGAGAAGTGTTTGCATGCAACACCTTTGAGTGAAACAGCATTGATTCCCACCATTCGAAAcacagaaggaaggaaaccaaaagaaaaaaaggaaggaaagaaggaaggaaggaaacaaaggaggggagaaggcagggggggggaagggaagggcggagggaggggcaggaagggggagaaaagaaaaaagggagggagggactcCACCTTAAAATGCATCATATTAGACTTATAATAGACAgatttaaaagaatcaaaatgaaagtaaagcacgattttgtgtgtgtttaaagatttaagagccattatcaaaaataagatacatTTTTTCAAGGTACAGAAATGTAATTACGATGGCTGGGAGCCCAGCAGCCTCTCAATGGCTGCATTGATGTCGCCTCCTGTTGCTATTAGGGCCTGCAAGTTTGCTTCACGGTTTAAGAACCCCATGGCGTTGAGCTGTTCCAGTTGCTGCTGAAATCTGACTTCTGGATTCGGCAGCTGTGGAGGATTTGCTCCAGCCAGAGCCTGCACCATTTGCTGAATGAACTGCTGGTTGGGTCCAGATTCTGATGTTGGAGTGGTGGTTTCACTGGGTgcagagctggacacagtgggTGCAGTGGGGCCGCCAGAGCCGGTGGAGCCAGGGGGCCCTGCAGGGCCAGTGGGTCCTATGGGCCCAATGGGGCCTATGGGGGTAAAAGGGACTATGGGGCCTATGGGGCCTATGGGAGTGACTGGGCCTACAGGGCCTATGGCGgttcccagcacccccacccccacacctggaGTGAAGCTTGGAATGAGGCCAGGTGCTTCAGTGGCTAATGTCTGTAGCCCCTGCTGGATCTGCATTAAAGCCTGCATTGCTCTTGGGTTTGACATGGCTGATAGCGTGTCTGGATTCTGCATCtgctgcaggaaagctgggagCTGAGGACGCATCTGCTCCTGCAGCTGAGGATTTGCAGTAAACAGTGGGCTATTCAGCATCATCTGTGCAGCCAAATCTGGATTCTGGCTCAGCGACTGCATCATGCTTCTCATGTAGGGTGCGGACAGCATATTCTGAATCAGCTGGGGGTTTTCAGTTATCTGTTGCAGCAGGCTCTGCATTCCTGGGGTACTGAAAATGCTAGCGACATAATTAGCTGCAGCCACAGTGTTCCCAGTAGTATTACTGGAGCTACTGCCAGACCCACTGCCACTGCTTGTGGTCGTACTGGTGGTCGCAGAACTCTGGGTAGTCGACGGTGGCGCCCATGGATTGGGCAGTGGATCCCGATTTTCTGTGCGGGAAGGCTGAGTACCTTCCCCCGAGGAGGAACTGCTCCCCACTGAGGCAAATGGATTACCCCCAAACTGCTCTTGTGCGGCATTCAGCATGGGTTCTTGAATGTCAGTGTACATGCGCCGTAGAGCATTGTAGCCACCTGGGATGCTTTCGAGATTGCTGAGAGCCAGATCTTGATTTCTCATCATCTCTTGCATCATGGCTGGATTCCTGGCGATTTCGAGAGTCTGCCTCATTATATCTGGGTTGTTGAGCAGGTGACTGATTTCTGGGTTTCTCTGAATCAATTGTTGCATCTGTGGATTGGCCATAATGAGCTGCCTCATCAGATCAGGATTCGAAAGCATGCTCTGAACAAAGGGATTTTCCATGATTTGAATCATCATCTCAGGGCTGGCCATGAGCTGCTGCTGCATCTGGTTCTGGAGCTCAGAGAAGTTGGTCGAGCTCAAACCAAGGCTGCTAAGGCCTGCAAGTCCTCCCAGGCTCCCCAACCCGAACGGGCTGCTATTTGTGGTAGTAGGTGTGGAGTTACTCCTGGGAGTCGACGCCgtggtggtggtagtagtagTTCCCGCGGCACTGCTAGGCTGTGTGGTGGACTGGCCCTGAGGTCGATTCTGGCTTTTGATGACAAGGTGAACAGTCAGTCCATCATGGATGCCATGCTGGATCAAGGTATCTtgatcttttaagatttttccagCAAAAATCAGCACTAGCTGATCGGTTTGGGATTTGAAGCGTTTTGAAATCGCTTCCTTAAACTGCTGGACCGAGCTATTCTCAGGCACCGCGAactcctctttctctttggggGTCTTCACAGTGACTTTGATGATTTTGGGCTCAGCCGGGGCAGCGGCCGAGCCTTGGGCCGCAGCAGGACCGCGGGAGGGGCGCGGGGGGCCGCTGCTCTCGCCGTTCTCAGCCATGGCGGCCGCGGTGACGCAGGCGGGCAAGGAAGGCGCGGGCGAGCGAGAGAgcgagggaaggaggaaggaaggaggcgcCGCAGCAGCGGACTGGGCCGGGCTGGGCGAGGAGCGCAGAGCACGGTACCTCTGTGATGAAGATTGCGGTTCCCTGGTCCTCCGGTCGAGAGGGTTCAGCGTAGGCCGCGGGCTGAGGTCTCAGCGCTCAGGTCTCTGggcctccgccgccgccgccttgTGATCTGACCGCGCGCACTCCCAGCAACTCCCGCAGCCGCTCCGCCCGCTCCTCCccgccccttcccctcccccagttccGCGCTCACTTCCCCGCCCCCCTCTGCTGACGCGGCGCCAGGCCCTGATTGATAGATTTGACTcggtcaaaattaaaaacttatgcactaaaaaaaaaaaaaaaaaaaaaggagggagagagagggaagagggaaacaAAGAGAGAGGTGGCGGGGGAGAAGGGACG
This window of the Urocitellus parryii isolate mUroPar1 chromosome X, mUroPar1.hap1, whole genome shotgun sequence genome carries:
- the Ubqln2 gene encoding ubiquilin-2; its protein translation is MAENGESSGPPRPSRGPAAAQGSAAAPAEPKIIKVTVKTPKEKEEFAVPENSSVQQFKEAISKRFKSQTDQLVLIFAGKILKDQDTLIQHGIHDGLTVHLVIKSQNRPQGQSTTQPSSAAGTTTTTTTASTPRSNSTPTTTNSSPFGLGSLGGLAGLSSLGLSSTNFSELQNQMQQQLMASPEMMIQIMENPFVQSMLSNPDLMRQLIMANPQMQQLIQRNPEISHLLNNPDIMRQTLEIARNPAMMQEMMRNQDLALSNLESIPGGYNALRRMYTDIQEPMLNAAQEQFGGNPFASVGSSSSSGEGTQPSRTENRDPLPNPWAPPSTTQSSATTSTTTSSGSGSGSSSSNTTGNTVAAANYVASIFSTPGMQSLLQQITENPQLIQNMLSAPYMRSMMQSLSQNPDLAAQMMLNSPLFTANPQLQEQMRPQLPAFLQQMQNPDTLSAMSNPRAMQALMQIQQGLQTLATEAPGLIPSFTPGVGVGVLGTAIGPVGPVTPIGPIGPIVPFTPIGPIGPIGPTGPAGPPGSTGSGGPTAPTVSSSAPSETTTPTSESGPNQQFIQQMVQALAGANPPQLPNPEVRFQQQLEQLNAMGFLNREANLQALIATGGDINAAIERLLGSQPS